CAAGGCGTCCACCTCTAGGTTCACCGCTTCATGCACCGTCTCCATATTTGCTTCTTCGTAGTAGAGCTCATGCACTCTTGGAGCTTGAAAAGACCTTTGTTGGTAGGCTTGCCGCTGGTTAGCTAACATGCTTTCTGCACGCTTTACTTCCTGTCTGAAGTGGTTCAAGCCACGGAGTTTTATGGGAAAAATCAGAGCTGCCAAGGCAGATTTCAAATTGCCTTTCATTATCTCCACTAGGTCACGTTCAGAATACGGAAATCTCTGCTGATTCCTAAGTTTCACAACAGCATTGAAGAAATCTTCAAAAGATTCTTGTGGTTGTTGACGGCGGTCCATAATTCTTTTTTGAATCTGAAATTCGCTCTCGAATCGTCTAAATTGGCACAAAAAGGCATTTTTCAGATCATCCCAGCTTTggaaaggcgcaattcttcgcTGCTGCCAGTACCAATCTAAAGCGGTTCCACCTAGCAGTTGTGGAAAATTCTTAACCAACGCTTCGAAAGGATATACATAATCCTGCCTCATTGATTCTACTCGGAACACGAAGTCTTCGGCATCCATCGTTTTGCCGCTGCCGTCAAACTTTATTCCCCATTTCTGCAAATCCATTCTTGGACCTGGGGATGGTATATATGAATAAGGCGTATTTTGTGAAGACTGCCAGTAAAAAGCTTCCGGTGGTTGCGTTACATCGCGATTGAAGCGCTCATGTATATAAGCATTGTTGTTGGGTGCTGGCCTATTTGCTGTTCCTGGCCCCGTCAAAGGTGGTGGATTGCGGAAACCTGGCCACTGGCCGGACTCCCTAGCTTGGTCAAATCTTGGTGGTGGCGGCATACCTTGGTGCTCTGCTCTGACGTGAACATCTGGTCTAGGCATACTCGGAGGAGGCTGAAGTGCCGCTATGGGCGGAATACTGTGCCTTACACTATCCATTCGCTGGTTTAATGCACTCCCCAATTGCATTATTTCCTCCACG
This Stomoxys calcitrans chromosome 2, idStoCalc2.1, whole genome shotgun sequence DNA region includes the following protein-coding sequences:
- the LOC131994867 gene encoding uncharacterized protein LOC131994867, translated to MVLTRQGSRQQSEMENDVPVSTSGADTRPMAENTAVTASTAIHSSAALTTTTTSSIAPHVSSDVSFNSDVLNNTVISPAFASQTAQGIRRDFRRENMEFQMEPGYGDGIHEMIASVGVAQAQLMRSVEEIMQLGSALNQRMDSVRHSIPPIAALQPPPSMPRPDVHVRAEHQGMPPPPRFDQARESGQWPGFRNPPPLTGPGTANRPAPNNNAYIHERFNRDVTQPPEAFYWQSSQNTPYSYIPSPGPRMDLQKWGIKFDGSGKTMDAEDFVFRVESMRQDYVYPFEALVKNFPQLLGGTALDWYWQQRRIAPFQSWDDLKNAFLCQFRRFESEFQIQKRIMDRRQQPQESFEDFFNAVVKLRNQQRFPYSERDLVEIMKGNLKSALAALIFPIKLRGLNHFRQEVKRAESMLANQRQAYQQRSFQAPRVHELYYEEANMETVHEAVNLEVDALKDTTKYTCWNCRKSGHSYIECPVPMGRVFCFRCGKEGVVTPKCPKCQGNLTRSAPRTAEARSTQTEIPQQ